In one Vidua chalybeata isolate OUT-0048 chromosome 4, bVidCha1 merged haplotype, whole genome shotgun sequence genomic region, the following are encoded:
- the LOC128786845 gene encoding uncharacterized protein LOC128786845 gives MAPDLERRSLLRPWGPEPPQAVGRRGKSQLEERRLGAQERKGEARASLEERRLRAQEWNSKWGWRRTWREGACLGLGDQSRPVSRGQCSGVPGTLQSRQRLELPVSRGAASWPLLCVPSLVCPEGPAPSTAWDCAGRRDEAVGRRGKSQLEERRLGAQERKGEARASLEERRLRAQEWNSKKPWDDEARAAASWSSSVERRGKSELGAEEGPSGQRAFPGQGTFRVPRLALRWATSLCAGLGLCCGWPFALVLLWLRGERGNPVRRVRAPVSAAETEEKQSSPGPQPSYPVSRAGLFPSPGSFLPAAGPWPA, from the exons ATGGCGCCGGACTTGGAGAGAAGGAGCCTGCTTAGGCCTTGGGGACCAGAGCCGCCCC AAGCCGTGGGACGGCGAGGCAAGAGCCAGCTGGAGGAGCGGCGTCTTGGAGCTCAAGAGCGGAAGGGCGAGGCAAGAGCGAGCTTGGAGGAGCGGCGTCTTCGAGCTCAGGAGTGGAACAGCAAG TGGGGATGGCGCCGGACTTGGAGAGAAGGAGCCTGCTTAGGCCTTGGGGACCAGAGCCGCCCCGTAAGTCGGGGCCAGTGCTCTGGGGTCCCGGGCACTTTGCAGTCCAGGCAGCGGCTTGAGCTCCCTGTAAGCAGGGGTGCAGCCTCTTGGCCGCTGCTCTGCGTGCCCAGCTTGGTTTGCCCAGAGGGCCCGGCTCCCAGCACGGCGTGGGACTGTGCCGGACGTCGCGATG AAGCCGTGGGACGGCGAGGCAAGAGCCAGCTGGAGGAGCGGCGTCTTGGAGCTCAAGAGCGGAAGGGCGAGGCAAGAGCGAGCTTGGAGGAGCGGCGTCTTCGAGCTCAGGAGTGGAACAGCAAG AAGCCGTGGGACGACGAGGCAAGAGCGGCAGCGTCTTGGAGCTCAAGCGTGGAACGGCGAGGCAAGAGCGAGCTTGGAGCTGAAGAGGGGCCCTCTGGgcaaagggcttttccaggcCAGGGCACCTTCAGGGTGCCGCGGCTGGCTTTGCGCTGGGCGacctccctgtgtgcagggctgggtctTTGCTGTGGTTGGCCTTTTGCCCTTGTGCTCCTTTGGCTGCGCGGAGAGAGGGGCAACCCTGTAAGGAGGGTGAGAGCCCCTGTCTCCGCAgctgaaacagaggagaaacagagctctcccggcccccagcccagctacCCTGtaagcagggcagggcttttccccagccccggcagctttctgcctgctgccggcCCCTGGCCGGCGTGA
- the LOC128786844 gene encoding uncharacterized protein LOC128786844: MGPGACPPCPRGRARGPSGASALGRELDCLTWGWRRTWREGACLGLGDQSRPVSRGQCSGVPGTLQSRQRLELPVSRGAASWPLLCVPSLVCPEGPAPSTAWDCAGRRDEAVGRRGKSQLEERRLGAQERKGEARASLEERRLRAQEWNSKKPWDDEARAAASWSSSVERRGKSELGAEEGPSGQRAFPGQGTFRVPRLALRWATSLCAGLGLCCGWPFALVLLWLRGERGNPVRRVRAPVSAAETEEKQSSPGPQPSYPVSRAGLFPSPGSFLPAAGPWPA; encoded by the exons ATGGGGCCAGGCGCGTGCCCTCCCTGTCCTCGGGGCCGGGCTCGCGGCCCCTCGGGCGCCTCGGCTTTAGGCCGTGAGCTGGACTGCCTGACT TGGGGATGGCGCCGGACTTGGAGAGAAGGAGCCTGCTTAGGCCTTGGGGACCAGAGCCGCCCCGTAAGTCGGGGCCAGTGCTCTGGGGTCCCGGGCACTTTGCAGTCCAGGCAGCGGCTTGAGCTCCCTGTAAGCAGGGGTGCAGCCTCTTGGCCGCTGCTCTGCGTGCCCAGCTTGGTTTGCCCAGAGGGCCCGGCTCCCAGCACGGCGTGGGACTGTGCCGGACGTCGCGATG AAGCCGTGGGACGGCGAGGCAAGAGCCAGCTGGAGGAGCGGCGTCTTGGAGCTCAAGAGCGGAAGGGCGAGGCAAGAGCGAGCTTGGAGGAGCGGCGTCTTCGAGCTCAGGAGTGGAACAGCAAG AAGCCGTGGGACGACGAGGCAAGAGCGGCAGCGTCTTGGAGCTCAAGCGTGGAACGGCGAGGCAAGAGCGAGCTTGGAGCTGAAGAGGGGCCCTCTGGgcaaagggcttttccaggcCAGGGCACCTTCAGGGTGCCGCGGCTGGCTTTGCGCTGGGCGacctccctgtgtgcagggctgggtctTTGCTGTGGTTGGCCTTTTGCCCTTGTGCTCCTTTGGCTGCGCGGAGAGAGGGGCAACCCTGTAAGGAGGGTGAGAGCCCCTGTCTCCGCAgctgaaacagaggagaaacagagctctcccggcccccagcccagctacCCTGtaagcagggcagggcttttccccagccccggcagctttctgcctgctgccggcCCCTGGCCGGCGTGA